The following proteins come from a genomic window of Nocardioides albertanoniae:
- a CDS encoding dihydrofolate reductase family protein, translated as MPKVTYFTATSLDGYIADENSSLDWLFETPHGDDETSWERLMAESAALVMGGTTYRWMIDRHPEMLTGPEQWREFYDERPVWVFTHATDLPEVQGTQVHFVQGEVKPVYDEIAAAVDGGIWLVGGGDLVGQFDDAGLLDEVVAGICPVTLGAGAPLLPRRITSERMQVIDVSQSGEQVKIRYRIQRR; from the coding sequence ATGCCCAAGGTCACCTACTTCACCGCGACATCGCTGGACGGCTACATCGCCGACGAGAACAGCTCCCTCGACTGGCTCTTCGAGACGCCGCACGGCGACGACGAGACGTCGTGGGAGCGGCTGATGGCGGAGTCGGCGGCGCTGGTGATGGGCGGCACGACGTACCGCTGGATGATCGACCGCCACCCGGAGATGCTGACCGGACCGGAGCAGTGGCGGGAGTTCTACGACGAGCGGCCGGTGTGGGTGTTCACGCACGCGACCGACCTGCCGGAGGTCCAGGGCACGCAGGTGCACTTCGTGCAGGGCGAGGTGAAGCCCGTCTACGACGAGATCGCGGCGGCCGTCGACGGCGGGATCTGGCTGGTGGGCGGCGGCGACCTGGTCGGTCAGTTCGACGACGCCGGGCTGCTCGACGAGGTGGTGGCGGGGATCTGCCCGGTCACTCTCGGAGCGGGCGCGCCGCTTCTCCCCCGGCGCATCACCAGCGAGCGGATGCAGGTCATCGACGTCTCGCAGAGCGGCGAGCAGGTGAAGATCCGCTATCGGATCCAGAGGCGCTGA
- the pyrE gene encoding orotate phosphoribosyltransferase: MTTDAALAADIDATCRLHGEFTLRSGQVSDTYFDKYLFEASPELLERVAARIVELLPEGTELLGGLELGGIPIVTMVSAKTGIPAIFIRKKAKEYGTAKLAEGPSFSGKKVTLIEDVITSGGAVRDAVNALRPLGAIVDTVVCAIDRSPEPGESLRDVSLEVRSVLTRADLDAVNTAS; the protein is encoded by the coding sequence GTGACAACCGACGCCGCCCTCGCCGCCGACATCGACGCCACCTGCCGCCTCCACGGGGAGTTCACGCTCCGCTCGGGGCAGGTCAGCGACACCTACTTCGACAAATACCTCTTCGAGGCCTCCCCCGAGCTCCTCGAGCGGGTCGCTGCTCGCATCGTCGAGCTGCTGCCCGAAGGCACCGAACTCCTCGGCGGCCTCGAGCTCGGCGGCATCCCGATCGTGACGATGGTGTCGGCCAAGACCGGTATCCCGGCGATCTTCATCCGCAAGAAGGCCAAGGAGTACGGCACCGCCAAGCTCGCCGAGGGCCCTTCCTTCTCCGGGAAGAAGGTGACGCTGATCGAGGACGTGATCACCTCCGGCGGTGCGGTGCGCGACGCCGTCAACGCGTTGCGTCCGCTCGGTGCGATCGTCGACACCGTCGTGTGTGCGATCGACCGGTCGCCGGAGCCCGGGGAGTCGCTGCGTGACGTCTCGCTGGAGGTCCGGTCGGTGCTGACCCGGGCGGACCTGGACGCGGTCAACACCGCTTCATAG
- a CDS encoding TrmH family RNA methyltransferase, with protein sequence MNQTPPPEGDPRAPYDPMPHGQPEVGLGPWEGEWPDGEQWDPELLAAGDRRNVVDRYRYWRLEAIVADLDQRRHTFHVAIENWQHDFNIGTIVRTANAFLAAEVHIVGNRRWNRRGAMVTDRYQHVHHHPDVPALAAYLHERDVRLLGIDNLPGSLHLETMALPEKVCFLFGQEGPGLSEQARDSVDGTFSIAQFGSTRSINASAAAAIAMHSWIVQHADLSAEEAWRG encoded by the coding sequence ATGAACCAGACACCGCCGCCCGAGGGCGATCCCAGAGCTCCGTACGACCCGATGCCCCACGGGCAGCCCGAGGTCGGGCTCGGCCCGTGGGAGGGGGAGTGGCCCGACGGCGAGCAGTGGGACCCGGAGCTGCTGGCCGCCGGTGACCGCCGCAACGTGGTCGATCGTTACCGTTACTGGAGGCTCGAGGCGATCGTCGCCGACCTCGACCAGCGCCGCCACACCTTCCACGTCGCGATCGAGAACTGGCAGCACGACTTCAACATCGGCACCATCGTCCGCACCGCCAACGCCTTCCTCGCCGCCGAGGTGCACATCGTCGGCAACCGTCGCTGGAACCGTCGCGGCGCGATGGTCACCGACCGTTACCAGCACGTGCACCACCACCCCGACGTGCCCGCGCTCGCCGCCTACCTGCACGAACGAGACGTACGCCTCCTCGGCATCGACAACCTGCCGGGATCGCTCCACCTGGAGACGATGGCGCTGCCGGAGAAGGTCTGCTTCCTCTTCGGCCAGGAGGGCCCGGGGCTCTCCGAGCAGGCCCGCGACAGCGTCGACGGCACCTTCTCGATCGCCCAGTTCGGCTCGACGCGCTCGATCAACGCCTCCGCCGCGGCCGCGATCGCGATGCACTCCTGGATCGTCCAGCATGCCGATCTCTCCGCCGAGGAGGCATGGCGCGGCTGA
- a CDS encoding DUF4064 domain-containing protein — MSDQYGSFDNPYGGKPPFEGQEPPVQQPVPPPPPTPYAPNQPQGWGQVPPGYGQAPPGYGQVPPGYAQPQPGYGQPPAYLPYYPPKQVDPDARPGTVTAAAVMTIVGAVISLLISLFMVPAGIADYNDPSSSDKGVTLTMVIWFVVCGVLSLAAIPLGIIVLFRSKVARILLTVIGSIAALLSIFVVLYPALIITALVMLYAGRAGAWFARRAPGDPWQQPVVAPPGTTPPTHQRY; from the coding sequence ATGTCAGATCAGTACGGCTCCTTCGACAACCCCTACGGCGGAAAGCCGCCGTTCGAGGGTCAGGAGCCGCCTGTGCAACAGCCCGTCCCGCCTCCGCCCCCGACGCCGTACGCCCCGAACCAGCCGCAGGGGTGGGGTCAGGTCCCGCCGGGCTACGGTCAGGCGCCCCCGGGGTACGGCCAGGTGCCTCCGGGCTACGCCCAGCCCCAACCGGGATACGGCCAGCCCCCGGCGTACCTTCCCTATTACCCGCCGAAGCAGGTCGATCCCGACGCCCGTCCGGGCACGGTGACCGCGGCCGCGGTGATGACGATCGTGGGCGCCGTGATCTCGTTGTTGATCTCGCTGTTCATGGTCCCGGCAGGCATCGCCGACTACAACGACCCGTCGTCCTCCGACAAGGGCGTCACCCTGACGATGGTGATCTGGTTCGTCGTGTGCGGCGTGCTGAGCCTGGCCGCGATCCCGCTCGGGATCATCGTGCTGTTCCGCTCGAAGGTCGCTCGGATCCTGCTCACCGTCATCGGCTCGATCGCCGCGCTGCTCTCGATCTTCGTGGTGCTCTACCCGGCGCTGATCATCACCGCGCTGGTGATGTTGTACGCCGGCAGAGCAGGCGCCTGGTTCGCCCGGCGTGCGCCGGGCGACCCCTGGCAGCAACCGGTCGTGGCGCCGCCGGGCACGACGCCGCCGACCCACCAGCGTTACTAG
- a CDS encoding chloramphenicol phosphotransferase CPT family protein gives MRRGRIILLNGASSSGKSSIGRELLPLLDDPWFLMPVDEISGMRSTVHARDLDDAQIAQMLRRTRLGYHRAVAAMASVGNDVIMDYPLSESWRIDDLVEVLEGFDVTLVEVWCSPEELERRETARGDRPSGLARSQNLVYTHAYDLRVDTTATPPAACAHTIAEALQTPTIPRTPKAFDRLRSHAEKSLLQAE, from the coding sequence ATGCGGCGAGGACGGATCATCCTGCTCAACGGGGCATCGAGCTCGGGCAAGAGCAGCATCGGACGCGAGCTGCTGCCACTTCTCGACGACCCGTGGTTCCTGATGCCGGTCGACGAGATCAGCGGCATGCGATCGACCGTGCACGCGCGTGATCTCGACGATGCCCAGATCGCGCAGATGCTGCGGCGCACCCGGCTCGGCTATCACCGAGCGGTCGCGGCCATGGCCTCGGTCGGCAACGACGTGATCATGGACTATCCGCTCAGCGAGTCCTGGCGTATCGACGACCTCGTCGAGGTGCTCGAGGGGTTCGACGTCACTCTCGTCGAGGTCTGGTGCTCACCCGAGGAGCTCGAGCGGCGCGAGACGGCACGCGGAGACCGCCCCTCCGGCCTGGCCCGCTCGCAGAACCTCGTCTACACCCATGCGTACGACCTCCGCGTCGACACCACCGCCACCCCTCCCGCCGCCTGCGCACACACGATCGCCGAAGCCCTGCAGACCCCCACGATCCCCAGGACTCCGAAGGCCTTCGACCGCCTCCGATCCCACGCCGAGAAGTCACTCCTGCAGGCCGAGTAG
- a CDS encoding DedA family protein, with protein MILTAATQTEELTGVAGWAVDLMDKLGPVGAGLGIALENLFPPLPSEIILPLAGFTAAQGRFTIAEALIWTTLGSVVGALALYLVGALIGRDRVYWVGEKLPLVKTSDLEKTEAFFEKYGAWTVFFGRFIPIFRSLISVPAGVTRMPIWKFLVLTTIGSAIWNTIFVVAGYQLGDNWEKVEPIVGRFQNIVIVVVAVAVVAWIAVRVYKMVRGRKNGAKDDSLVG; from the coding sequence ATGATCCTCACCGCCGCCACCCAGACCGAGGAGCTCACCGGCGTCGCCGGCTGGGCCGTCGACCTGATGGACAAGCTCGGCCCGGTCGGCGCCGGCCTCGGCATCGCGCTGGAGAACCTCTTCCCGCCGCTGCCCTCCGAGATCATCCTGCCGCTGGCCGGATTCACCGCCGCCCAGGGCCGTTTCACGATCGCCGAAGCGCTGATCTGGACCACGCTCGGCTCCGTCGTCGGTGCGCTCGCGCTCTACCTCGTCGGCGCGCTCATCGGGCGCGACCGCGTCTACTGGGTGGGCGAGAAACTGCCGCTGGTCAAGACCTCCGACCTGGAGAAGACCGAGGCGTTCTTCGAGAAGTACGGCGCCTGGACGGTCTTCTTCGGCCGCTTCATCCCGATCTTCCGCTCCCTGATCTCCGTGCCCGCCGGCGTCACCCGGATGCCGATCTGGAAGTTCCTCGTCCTCACCACCATCGGCTCCGCGATCTGGAACACCATCTTCGTCGTCGCCGGCTACCAGCTCGGCGACAACTGGGAGAAGGTCGAGCCCATCGTCGGCCGCTTCCAGAACATCGTCATCGTCGTCGTCGCGGTCGCCGTCGTCGCCTGGATCGCCGTGCGGGTCTACAAGATGGTGCGGGGCCGCAAGAACGGCGCCAAGGACGACTCGCTCGTCGGCTAG
- a CDS encoding MlaD family protein — protein MQRLTGGVRVKLGLFVALALVGTSYVGARYVGLDLLDDPYQVEVSLPEGGGLFVNSEVTYRGVPVGEVTSLEAKADGVRALLEIKSDAPAIPADVTVKVANRSAIGEQYLDMRGGAVGSDHLSDGDRLSAGEEALPYEAARVIESGRDLVASVPQDALKTTIDESYLLSQGAGSDLRRLIDTSTQFHQEADESFLVSASLIRNSGQVLETQEESAASIKAWSNDLSLFSDTLADSDKDLRDLIGATPGATQEVSRLVKEVGGPLGILMSNLVTPAQLFGTNAAALESTFVTVPEAVSIGWAVNSSKGLRLSLMPSFFNPLPCVSGYQGTDLRAGTDVSKGKPFNTAAGCDTVPKPKTVKAKTAEPRTVTVPETLAGLMGE, from the coding sequence ATGCAGCGACTCACCGGAGGCGTACGCGTCAAGCTCGGGCTCTTCGTCGCCCTGGCGCTCGTGGGCACCAGCTACGTCGGCGCGCGCTACGTCGGTCTGGACCTGCTCGACGACCCCTACCAGGTCGAGGTGTCGCTGCCCGAGGGCGGCGGGCTCTTCGTCAACTCCGAGGTGACCTACCGCGGCGTGCCCGTGGGTGAGGTGACCTCCCTGGAGGCGAAGGCCGACGGCGTACGGGCTCTCCTCGAGATCAAGAGCGACGCACCCGCGATCCCCGCCGACGTCACGGTGAAGGTCGCCAACCGGTCGGCCATCGGCGAGCAGTATCTCGACATGCGCGGTGGTGCCGTCGGTTCCGATCATCTCTCCGACGGCGACCGGCTCTCCGCCGGCGAGGAGGCGCTTCCGTACGAGGCCGCTCGGGTCATCGAGAGCGGTCGCGACCTAGTGGCGTCGGTGCCGCAGGACGCGCTGAAGACGACGATCGACGAGTCCTACCTGCTCTCCCAGGGCGCGGGCTCGGACCTGCGGAGGCTGATCGACACCTCCACCCAGTTCCACCAGGAGGCCGACGAGAGCTTCCTGGTCTCGGCGAGCCTGATCCGCAACTCCGGGCAGGTGCTCGAGACGCAGGAGGAGTCGGCGGCCAGCATCAAGGCGTGGAGCAACGACCTCTCGCTCTTCTCCGACACCCTGGCCGACTCTGACAAGGACCTGCGTGACCTGATCGGCGCGACTCCCGGGGCCACCCAGGAGGTCTCGCGGCTGGTCAAGGAGGTCGGCGGCCCGCTCGGCATCCTGATGAGCAACCTGGTCACGCCGGCCCAGCTCTTCGGCACCAACGCCGCGGCGCTGGAGTCGACCTTCGTGACCGTGCCCGAGGCGGTCAGCATCGGCTGGGCGGTCAACAGCTCGAAGGGGCTTCGGCTGAGCCTGATGCCGTCGTTCTTCAACCCGCTCCCGTGCGTCTCCGGCTACCAGGGCACCGACCTGCGTGCCGGCACCGATGTGAGCAAGGGCAAGCCGTTCAACACCGCGGCCGGCTGCGACACCGTGCCGAAACCGAAGACCGTTAAAGCCAAGACAGCCGAGCCGCGGACGGTTACCGTCCCTGAGACGCTCGCCGGACTGATGGGGGAGTGA
- the clpB gene encoding ATP-dependent chaperone ClpB yields MSQFSADKFTTKAREAIEAAQLSATTAGNTTTEPIHLLVALLQQDEGTARSMVNKSGVDADEVLRLATAELDGLPRASGSTVQQPAASGGLTRVLAGAITLATSLKDDYAATEHLLISLATVESSAQKVLKDVGLTEKGMRESLKAVRGNRRVTSQDAEDSYEALEKYSQDLTDAAERGKLDPVIGRDSEIRRVVQVLSRRTKNNPVLIGEPGVGKTAVVEGLAQRIIAGDVPDSLKGRRVLSLDLAAMVAGAQYRGQFEERLKAVLEEIKAAEGQVITFIDELHTVVGAGAGGDSAMDAGNMLKPMLARGELHMIGATTLDEYRERIEKDPALERRFQQVFVGEPSVEDTVQILRGIQEKYEAHHGVRITDAALVAAASLSDRYITGRQLPDKAIDLIDEAASRLRMEIESSPEEIDQLRRAVDRLKMEEFALSKESDDASLERHAALRKELADKEESLRGLEARWEREKASLEGEGALRKQLDALRSEAERLQREGSLGEASEILYGKIPVLEEQIAAAAAAEDEVTDRLVGEEVAAQQIAEVVEAWTGIPTGKMLQGEQAKLLEMEAEIGQRLIGQRSAVTAVADAVRRSRAGIADPNRPTGSFLFLGPTGTGKTELAKSLADFLFDDERAIVRIDMSEYAEKHSVARLVGAPPGYVGYDEGGQLTEAVRRRPYSVVLLDEVEKAHPEVFDILLQVLDDGRLTDGQGRTVDFRNTLLILTSNLGSNFLVDPVMEEHEKHESVMAVVRASFKPEFLNRLDEVVMFDALSLTDLTRIVDIQLGLLEKRLAVRRISISVTPAAREWLAEAGYDPAYGARPLRRLIQSAIGDPLARMLIGGEVTDGGEVHVDRDPSGDGLTLEV; encoded by the coding sequence ATGAGCCAGTTTTCGGCCGACAAGTTCACCACCAAGGCCCGTGAGGCGATCGAGGCCGCCCAGCTGTCCGCCACCACGGCGGGCAACACCACCACGGAGCCGATCCATCTGCTCGTCGCGCTGCTGCAGCAGGACGAGGGCACCGCGAGGTCGATGGTCAACAAGTCGGGCGTCGACGCCGACGAGGTGCTCCGGCTCGCGACCGCCGAGCTCGACGGTCTCCCGCGGGCCAGCGGGTCCACGGTGCAGCAGCCCGCCGCCTCCGGTGGGCTGACCCGGGTGCTGGCCGGCGCGATCACGCTGGCCACGTCGTTGAAGGACGACTACGCCGCCACCGAGCACCTGCTCATCTCGCTCGCGACCGTCGAGTCGTCGGCGCAGAAGGTGCTCAAGGACGTCGGGCTCACCGAGAAGGGCATGCGTGAGTCGCTGAAGGCCGTGCGCGGCAACCGCCGGGTGACGTCGCAGGATGCCGAGGACTCCTACGAGGCGCTCGAGAAGTACTCCCAGGACCTCACCGATGCCGCCGAGCGCGGCAAGCTCGACCCGGTGATCGGGCGCGACTCCGAGATCCGCCGGGTCGTCCAGGTGCTGTCGCGGCGTACGAAGAACAACCCGGTGCTCATCGGTGAGCCCGGTGTCGGCAAGACGGCGGTCGTCGAAGGGCTCGCGCAGCGGATCATCGCGGGCGACGTACCCGACTCGCTGAAGGGCCGTCGTGTGCTCTCGCTCGACCTGGCGGCGATGGTCGCCGGGGCGCAGTATCGCGGGCAGTTCGAGGAGCGGCTCAAGGCCGTGCTGGAGGAGATCAAGGCCGCCGAGGGGCAGGTCATCACCTTCATCGACGAGCTGCACACCGTCGTCGGCGCGGGCGCCGGTGGCGACTCCGCGATGGACGCCGGCAACATGCTCAAGCCGATGCTCGCGCGCGGTGAGCTGCATATGATCGGCGCGACCACGCTCGACGAATACCGCGAGCGGATCGAGAAGGATCCGGCCCTGGAGCGTCGCTTCCAGCAGGTCTTCGTGGGCGAGCCGTCGGTGGAGGACACCGTGCAGATCCTGCGCGGGATCCAGGAGAAGTACGAGGCCCACCACGGCGTGCGTATCACCGACGCCGCGCTGGTGGCTGCCGCCTCGCTCTCCGACCGCTACATCACCGGGCGGCAGCTTCCCGACAAGGCGATCGACCTCATCGACGAGGCCGCGTCGCGGCTGCGGATGGAGATCGAGTCGTCTCCGGAGGAGATCGACCAGCTCCGGCGCGCCGTCGACCGGTTGAAGATGGAGGAGTTCGCGCTCTCCAAGGAGTCCGACGACGCCTCGCTGGAGCGCCACGCCGCGCTGCGCAAGGAGCTCGCCGACAAGGAGGAGTCGTTGCGCGGGCTCGAGGCTCGCTGGGAGCGGGAGAAGGCCTCGCTCGAGGGCGAAGGTGCTTTGCGCAAGCAGCTCGACGCGCTGCGCAGCGAGGCCGAGAGGCTGCAGCGTGAGGGGTCGTTGGGCGAGGCGTCCGAGATCCTCTACGGCAAGATCCCGGTGCTCGAGGAGCAGATCGCCGCGGCGGCTGCTGCCGAGGACGAGGTCACCGACCGGCTGGTCGGTGAGGAGGTCGCGGCCCAGCAGATCGCCGAGGTGGTCGAGGCGTGGACCGGCATCCCGACCGGCAAGATGCTCCAGGGCGAGCAGGCCAAGCTGCTCGAGATGGAGGCCGAGATCGGGCAGCGGCTGATCGGCCAGCGCTCCGCGGTGACCGCGGTCGCTGACGCCGTACGCCGCTCGCGTGCGGGCATCGCCGACCCCAACCGGCCCACCGGTTCGTTCCTGTTCCTGGGACCGACGGGCACGGGCAAGACCGAGCTGGCCAAGTCGCTGGCCGACTTCCTCTTCGACGACGAGCGCGCGATCGTGCGTATCGACATGTCGGAGTACGCCGAGAAGCACTCGGTCGCTCGTCTGGTCGGAGCGCCTCCGGGCTACGTCGGCTACGACGAGGGCGGTCAGCTGACCGAGGCCGTGCGACGTCGCCCCTACTCGGTGGTGCTGCTCGACGAGGTCGAGAAGGCACACCCCGAGGTCTTCGACATCCTGCTCCAGGTGCTCGACGACGGTCGCCTGACCGACGGCCAGGGTCGCACCGTCGACTTCCGCAACACGCTCCTCATCCTCACCTCCAACCTCGGTTCCAACTTCCTGGTCGACCCGGTGATGGAGGAGCACGAGAAGCACGAGTCGGTGATGGCGGTGGTGCGGGCCTCGTTCAAGCCCGAGTTCCTCAACCGTCTCGACGAGGTGGTCATGTTCGACGCGCTGTCGTTGACCGACCTCACCAGGATCGTCGACATCCAGCTCGGCCTCCTGGAGAAGCGTCTGGCCGTACGCCGCATCTCGATCTCCGTCACGCCCGCCGCGCGGGAGTGGCTGGCCGAGGCAGGCTACGACCCGGCGTACGGTGCCCGGCCGCTGCGCCGCCTCATCCAGTCCGCCATCGGCGACCCGCTCGCCCGGATGCTCATCGGCGGCGAGGTCACCGACGGCGGCGAGGTCCACGTCGACCGCGACCCCTCCGGCGACGGCCTCACCCTCGAGGTCTGA
- a CDS encoding aminotransferase class I/II-fold pyridoxal phosphate-dependent enzyme has protein sequence MSEGEVPTIGSTTARRLQGIPPTIFAEMSALAVATGAVNLGQGFPDVDGPAEIIKEAVAALESGRNQYAPGPGVPALREAVAAHQRRHYGLAFDPAREVAVTTGATEGIAAAILALVDPGDEVILVEPYYDSYPAMVQFAGGVRRPVTLSLDASAPGGRLPREALEAAVSAKTKLLMLNTPHNPTGTVLTRDELETVAAFARDHDLTVVSDEVYEHLTFDAMAHIPIATLDGMRERTLTLSSIGKSFSFTGWKVGWATGPERLVQALLAAKQWMTFTSGAPLQPAAAYALDHLDGWPKELAHDLQGRRDLLCAGLREIGLDVTIPEGTYFAVSDVEELGWADSLEFCRALPERAGVVAVPLQGFYDTDAGKHLVRWTFTKQRDVIEEALERLSNGRLAR, from the coding sequence ATGAGCGAGGGCGAGGTACCGACCATCGGCAGTACGACCGCGCGACGACTCCAGGGCATCCCGCCGACGATCTTCGCCGAGATGTCGGCCCTGGCCGTGGCCACGGGCGCGGTCAACCTCGGCCAGGGCTTCCCCGACGTGGACGGCCCGGCCGAGATCATCAAGGAGGCCGTCGCCGCGTTGGAGAGCGGGCGCAACCAGTACGCGCCCGGCCCGGGCGTCCCGGCGCTGCGCGAGGCCGTCGCGGCCCACCAGCGACGCCACTACGGCCTCGCCTTCGACCCCGCCCGTGAGGTCGCTGTCACCACCGGCGCCACCGAGGGCATCGCCGCCGCCATCCTCGCCCTGGTCGACCCGGGCGACGAGGTGATCCTCGTCGAGCCCTACTACGACAGCTACCCGGCGATGGTGCAGTTCGCCGGCGGCGTACGTCGCCCGGTGACCCTCAGTCTCGACGCCTCCGCGCCGGGCGGGAGGCTGCCGCGCGAGGCGCTCGAGGCGGCCGTCTCGGCGAAGACCAAGCTCCTCATGCTCAACACCCCGCACAACCCGACCGGCACCGTGCTCACCCGCGACGAGCTGGAGACCGTCGCCGCCTTCGCGCGCGACCACGACCTGACGGTGGTCTCCGACGAGGTCTACGAGCACCTCACCTTCGACGCCATGGCGCACATCCCGATCGCGACCCTCGACGGGATGCGCGAGCGCACCCTGACCCTGTCGAGCATCGGCAAGTCGTTCTCCTTCACCGGTTGGAAGGTCGGCTGGGCCACCGGCCCCGAGCGTCTCGTGCAGGCGCTGCTGGCGGCCAAGCAGTGGATGACGTTCACCTCCGGTGCGCCGCTGCAGCCTGCGGCTGCGTACGCCCTCGATCATCTCGACGGCTGGCCGAAGGAGCTCGCCCACGATCTGCAGGGGCGCCGCGACCTGCTCTGCGCCGGGCTGCGTGAGATCGGCCTCGACGTGACGATCCCGGAGGGCACCTACTTCGCCGTCTCCGACGTCGAGGAGCTGGGCTGGGCCGACTCGCTGGAGTTCTGCCGGGCGCTGCCCGAGCGGGCCGGGGTCGTGGCCGTGCCGCTCCAGGGCTTCTATGACACGGATGCCGGGAAACACCTGGTCAGGTGGACCTTCACCAAGCAGCGCGACGTGATCGAGGAGGCGTTGGAGCGACTCTCGAACGGGCGGCTCGCCCGCTAG
- a CDS encoding DedA family protein — protein sequence MSPDFLLATFGEPLFWISLFIIFIECGLFFPFLPGDSLLVALGVFIATDKIDIFPGPPGVEIVIAMLFFLAAAFAGNVTGYEIGRRIGPGLYRSDNRFIKRRHIDQTRTFFDKHGNKALVIGRFVAFVRTYVTVVAGVTRMDRRRFYFWSLVGGVMWVLSVTLFGFFVGSRWPWLADNIDYLVLLLFALAFVPAMVEWWRRRHGSAAATADRGETASAPVDRDPADH from the coding sequence ATGAGCCCAGACTTTCTGCTGGCCACTTTCGGCGAGCCGCTCTTCTGGATCAGCCTGTTCATCATCTTCATCGAGTGCGGTCTCTTCTTCCCGTTCCTGCCCGGTGACAGCCTGCTGGTCGCGCTCGGTGTCTTCATCGCGACCGACAAGATCGACATCTTCCCTGGCCCGCCCGGCGTCGAGATCGTGATCGCGATGCTCTTCTTCCTGGCGGCCGCCTTCGCCGGCAACGTCACCGGCTACGAGATCGGCCGCAGGATCGGGCCGGGGCTCTATCGGAGCGACAACCGCTTCATCAAGCGACGACACATCGACCAGACCCGCACGTTCTTCGACAAGCACGGCAACAAGGCGCTGGTCATCGGCAGGTTCGTCGCGTTCGTACGCACCTATGTCACCGTGGTCGCCGGGGTCACCCGGATGGACCGGCGGCGGTTCTACTTCTGGAGCCTCGTCGGTGGCGTGATGTGGGTGCTCAGCGTGACCCTGTTCGGCTTCTTCGTGGGATCACGCTGGCCATGGTTGGCCGACAACATCGACTATCTGGTGCTGCTGCTCTTCGCGCTCGCTTTCGTGCCGGCGATGGTGGAGTGGTGGCGTCGGCGGCACGGCTCGGCCGCGGCCACCGCCGACCGCGGCGAGACCGCTTCGGCTCCCGTGGACCGCGACCCTGCTGATCACTAG